From the Solanum pennellii chromosome 4, SPENNV200 genome, one window contains:
- the LOC107018090 gene encoding ubiquitin carboxyl-terminal hydrolase 4 isoform X1 has translation MGAAGSKLEKALGDQFPEGERYFGLENFGNTCYCNSVLQALYFCVPFREQLLDYYSNNKNLADADENLLTCLADLFMQISSQKKKTGVIAPKRFVQRLKKQNEIFRSYMHQDAHEFLNYLLNELVDILEKEAGPAKSDQETSSPTEKNANGPTRVDDNGDKKEPLVTWVHKNFQVYLSELFKLDYLVLNTLGLGLTFSLAMCIGILTNETKCLRCETVTARDETFLDLSLDIEQNSSITSCLKNFSSTETLNAEDKFFCDKCCSLQEAQKRMKIKKPPHILVIHLKRFKYIEQLGRYKKLSYRVVFPLELKLSNTVEDADAEYSLFAVVVHVGSGPNHGHYVSLVKSHNHWLFFDDENVEMIDESAVQTFFGSAQEYSSNTDHGYILFYERVPNGSTS, from the exons ATGGGTGCAGCAGGTTCCAAACTCGAGAAAGCTCTGGGTGACCAGTTTCCTGAAGGAGAACGTTACTTTGGCCTTGAGAATTTCGGCAATACTTGCTATTGTAACAGCGTTCTTCAG GCTCTATATTTCTGTGTTCCATTTCGAGAACAGCTACTGGATTATTATTCAAATAACAAGAATCTTGCTGACGCAGATGAAAATCTCTTGACATGCCTTGCTGACCTGTTTATGCAG ATAAGCTCACAAAAGAAGAAAACTGGTGTCATTGCTCCCAAGCGCTTCGTACAGAGATTGAAGAAGCAGAATGAGATTTTCCGCAGTTATATGCATCAG GACGCACACgaatttttaaactatttacTGAACGAACTGGTTGACATACTGGAGAAAGAAGCTGGTCCAGCTAAAAGTGATCAAGAAACTTCTTCCCCAACAGAAAAAAATGCAAATGGACCAACCAGGGTTGATGATAATGGTGATAAAAAGGAGCCCCTGGTTACATGGGTGCACAAAAATTTCCAG gttTATCTGTCAGAACTGTTTAAATTGGATTATCTGGTGCTCAACACTTTGGGATTGGGTCTTACATTCAGTCTTGCCATGTGCATT GGTATACTCACAAATGAAACGAAGTGCTTGCGTTGTGAGACTGTAACTGCAAGAGATGAGACATTTCTTGATTTGAGCCTTGACATTGAACAGAACAGTTCAATAACTAGCTGCCTGAAGAACTTTAGTTCCACAGAGACTTTGAATGCAGAGGATAAATTCTTCTGTGACAAGTGTTGCag CTTGCAGGAAGCTCAGAAGAGGATGAAGATTAAAAAGCCCCCTCACATCCTAGTCATCCATTTGAAGCGTTTTAAGTACATTGAACAGCTTGGTCGGTATAAGAAGCTCTCGTACCGCGTTGTCTTCCCACTTGAGCTGAAGCTGAGTAATACAGTTGAGGATGCAGACGCCGAGTATTCCTTATTCGCTGTGGTAGTCCATGTTGGGAGTGGACCAAACCACGGACACTACGTCAGCCTTGTGAAGAGTCACAACCACTGGTTGTTctttgatgatgaaaatgttgagatgATTGATGAGTCAGCTGTTCAAACATTTTTTGGGTCAGCTCAAGAGTATTCCAGCAATACAGACCACGGGTACATCTTATTTTACGAGAGAGTCCCCAATGGAAGCACTAGTTAG
- the LOC107018090 gene encoding ubiquitin carboxyl-terminal hydrolase 4 isoform X2 yields the protein MGAAGSKLEKALGDQFPEGERYFGLENFGNTCYCNSVLQALYFCVPFREQLLDYYSNNKNLADADENLLTCLADLFMQISSQKKKTGVIAPKRFVQRLKKQNEIFRSYMHQDAHEFLNYLLNELVDILEKEAGPAKSDQETSSPTEKNANGPTRVDDNGDKKEPLVTWVHKNFQGILTNETKCLRCETVTARDETFLDLSLDIEQNSSITSCLKNFSSTETLNAEDKFFCDKCCSLQEAQKRMKIKKPPHILVIHLKRFKYIEQLGRYKKLSYRVVFPLELKLSNTVEDADAEYSLFAVVVHVGSGPNHGHYVSLVKSHNHWLFFDDENVEMIDESAVQTFFGSAQEYSSNTDHGYILFYERVPNGSTS from the exons ATGGGTGCAGCAGGTTCCAAACTCGAGAAAGCTCTGGGTGACCAGTTTCCTGAAGGAGAACGTTACTTTGGCCTTGAGAATTTCGGCAATACTTGCTATTGTAACAGCGTTCTTCAG GCTCTATATTTCTGTGTTCCATTTCGAGAACAGCTACTGGATTATTATTCAAATAACAAGAATCTTGCTGACGCAGATGAAAATCTCTTGACATGCCTTGCTGACCTGTTTATGCAG ATAAGCTCACAAAAGAAGAAAACTGGTGTCATTGCTCCCAAGCGCTTCGTACAGAGATTGAAGAAGCAGAATGAGATTTTCCGCAGTTATATGCATCAG GACGCACACgaatttttaaactatttacTGAACGAACTGGTTGACATACTGGAGAAAGAAGCTGGTCCAGCTAAAAGTGATCAAGAAACTTCTTCCCCAACAGAAAAAAATGCAAATGGACCAACCAGGGTTGATGATAATGGTGATAAAAAGGAGCCCCTGGTTACATGGGTGCACAAAAATTTCCAG GGTATACTCACAAATGAAACGAAGTGCTTGCGTTGTGAGACTGTAACTGCAAGAGATGAGACATTTCTTGATTTGAGCCTTGACATTGAACAGAACAGTTCAATAACTAGCTGCCTGAAGAACTTTAGTTCCACAGAGACTTTGAATGCAGAGGATAAATTCTTCTGTGACAAGTGTTGCag CTTGCAGGAAGCTCAGAAGAGGATGAAGATTAAAAAGCCCCCTCACATCCTAGTCATCCATTTGAAGCGTTTTAAGTACATTGAACAGCTTGGTCGGTATAAGAAGCTCTCGTACCGCGTTGTCTTCCCACTTGAGCTGAAGCTGAGTAATACAGTTGAGGATGCAGACGCCGAGTATTCCTTATTCGCTGTGGTAGTCCATGTTGGGAGTGGACCAAACCACGGACACTACGTCAGCCTTGTGAAGAGTCACAACCACTGGTTGTTctttgatgatgaaaatgttgagatgATTGATGAGTCAGCTGTTCAAACATTTTTTGGGTCAGCTCAAGAGTATTCCAGCAATACAGACCACGGGTACATCTTATTTTACGAGAGAGTCCCCAATGGAAGCACTAGTTAG